In the Silene latifolia isolate original U9 population chromosome 1, ASM4854445v1, whole genome shotgun sequence genome, ATGCAACAAAAATGTCCACAACTAGAAGCATGATACGCAACGAGTACAGTACTGTTCAATGGCTTTCTCGAAAGCACCATCATATCCTTAGATATCACTAGTTTTATTCTAAATCACAATAATCGGAAGTTGAAACCTAACCACGCCCATTAGGCTAACCACAAGTCCACAAGCACGCAAAAAGCAATGCCTGCCGATGCTTCAAGATCATGATACTAAAGGCTAACCAACACAACAAACAATACAAGGTAGTCTTACCATGATTCGGAAAAAACTACATTCACCACAATTTAAGGAAAGCACATTACATCAAAAGCCAATCAAAACTCTTAAGCGATAATCACATACACCAGCACAACAAAACGGATACAAAGTCAACTAACAACCATGAAAAGAGCATCAAGAATTTATACCTAATACCTCGAATTGCCTCAAACAACTCGAGCGAATAAACATTATCATCATCAGCAAAGTAAACAATGCCATCAAGTCTATGAAGCTCAATATGTTGAAGAGCAGTATTCCTCTGCTGCACGCCTCTATCTTTTACATCCGTCGAGCCCTTCCGACACACCAAATGCCGATACGTCACACCAGTATCTCTCAAAATCGCAGCAGTTTCCGGCGACTGAGCGTCCATTTCCACAACAATCCACAACACCGGCGCCTCCACCAGCGACAAAACTTGCCCTAACCTATTCAAATAATACGCTTGCAACACCCTATTATACGTCGGCGTCACAACTATCAACAATTTTCTAGGTTTATAATCAAAATTCACCGATAATTCAAGCGATTTCGGCTCAACATTGATTTCCTCCTCCGCTGCCAAAACGACATCGTTTCTCCGAATTTCGTTCACACTAAAATTCTCTCGATTGACATTACCGAATGCGAAATCGGAAGTTCTAGAGTCTTCGTCAATGTTAGAGGAAGATAAAACACCTAACAAAAATCCGATAACGAAGAAAAGTAAACACCTGTAGAAAGGTTTACGCCATGGATTTCGTCGCGAAGGTTTTGATGGCGGCTGTAATCCTTCGCCGGAGAAATATCTGCGTAGTTTGACGAAGAAGCTTGAGCTTGAAGATTTACCTGATGGTAATGAATTTAgtgttgctgttgttgttaataatgatgatccGTTTTGGTatactgatgatgatgatgatgatgatgatgatagagaTGGTGATAATGTTCGTCTGATTGACGCCATTGATGAAGGAATTGAAGCTTCGAGCACAGGAATTTGTGCCCTAATTTTGAGAGGATTGAGTTTAATACTAGTTTGAATAATTTCAGAATTTCAGGATTTCaggagagaaagaaagaaacCAGACGAGAGTGAGAGAGAAGGTGGAGGGGGGACAGCACGTTGAATGACAGGGTGGATGATTGGGAGAGACTACATTTATATATTCTCTCCGTTCCGAATTCCGATCATTTCTTTAGGTTTGTTTTTTTAAGTAGTGTGACATGTAAAAGGAAAGGCTATTCTAGTATCCCTAAAAAAAACGTAAAGAAATGATTGAGATAGCAAATAAGAGAAGCGTAGAGAGATTTCGGATAGCGGGAGTAATATGCTCCCTGAAGGACGGAATACCACCATATACTTACTTATTCGAAAGAACTTCACATTATAAGACGATAAAAATAATTTCATACATTAATAAATAACAATTGTATaaaatacattttttttaaacaaaacgTATAAAAAATAAACGTAAAAAATTCATTGGCACATGAAGAATACAATATATTGAGAATCCATATTTATCAAGTAATAAATAGTATGATATCTAAGATATCTACCTAGACTAGATATATTACCATATTCGATAAAAGTTATCTATCGCATTCCT is a window encoding:
- the LOC141612144 gene encoding putative beta-1,4-xylosyltransferase IRX9H, which translates into the protein MASIRRTLSPSLSSSSSSSSSVYQNGSSLLTTTATLNSLPSGKSSSSSFFVKLRRYFSGEGLQPPSKPSRRNPWRKPFYRCLLFFVIGFLLGVLSSSNIDEDSRTSDFAFGNVNRENFSVNEIRRNDVVLAAEEEINVEPKSLELSVNFDYKPRKLLIVVTPTYNRVLQAYYLNRLGQVLSLVEAPVLWIVVEMDAQSPETAAILRDTGVTYRHLVCRKGSTDVKDRGVQQRNTALQHIELHRLDGIVYFADDDNVYSLELFEAIRGISRFGTWPVAMLAQSKNKAILEGPVCNGSQVIGWHTNEKSKRLRRFHVDMSGFAFNSTILWDPKRWQRLFLNPVRQLDTVKEGFQETTFIEQVVEEESQMEGIPDSCGKIMNWHLHLDTRGVEYPRGWILQKNLDAILSIS